In a genomic window of Penaeus monodon isolate SGIC_2016 unplaced genomic scaffold, NSTDA_Pmon_1 PmonScaffold_10504, whole genome shotgun sequence:
- the LOC119568683 gene encoding ATP-dependent RNA helicase A-like — MKLLVLALVAAVSAAPQGYDLGTPSGPSFESGSCGSGQVLHVDGSCVTPQVNSRVFLYDVPENEGVVNRPDYIPEPKLERNIIFVRLPDGAQGPEPIVLPPPQQQHVVYVLNKQSEHDQRVIEVPAPPPSNPEVFFVNYAEGENPTLPSGVDLQTALSSASQGGGQVVGGGGVGGGSGGGIGGGIGGGIGGGIGGGIGGGIGGGIGGGIGGGIGGGIGGGIGGGIGDGAGGGSYSPPSNIYSTP, encoded by the exons ATGAAGCTCTTG GTTTTGGCACTCGTAGCTGCTGTATCTGCTGCTCCTCAGGGTTACGACCTAGGCACGCCCTCAGGACCTTCCTTCGAGTCTGGGAGCTGTGGGAGTGGACAAGTGCTGCATGTGGATGGCAGCTGTGTGACACCTCAAGTGAACAGCCGTGTGTTCCTGTATGATGTGCCAGAAAATGAAGGTGTTGTAAATCGGCCAGACTACATTCCAGAACCTAAATTGGAACGCAATATCATTTTCGTGAGACTTCCTGATGGCGCACAGGGACCAGAACCCATCGTCCTACCACCGCCACAACAGCAACACGTCGTGTATGTCCTGAATAAGCAGTCTGAACATGACCAACGAGTGATCGAGGTTCCAGCACCACCGCCATCCAACCCCGAAGTGTTCTTCGTGAACTACGCAGAAGGAGAGAACCCGACTCTTCCCAGCGGAGTCGACCTTCAGACGGCGCTGAGTTCAGCTTCCCAGGGCGGTGGTCAAGTTGTTGGAGGCGGTGGtgttggaggaggaagtggaggtggtatTGGGGGTGGTATTGGAGGTGGTATCGGAGGTGGTATCGGAGGTGGCATCGGGGGTGGTATCGGAGGTGGTATCGGAGGTGGCATCGGGGGTGGCATTGGAGGTGGTATTGGAGGTGGTATTGGTGGTGGTATTGGAGATGGTGCTGGAGGTGGCAGTTACTCTCCTCCTTCTAATATCTACAGCACACCTTAA